In the Pseudonocardia sediminis genome, ATCTCGAACCGGGTGTAGCGGTAGATCCGCCATCCGGCCGAGACCAGCCGGGTGTAGCGACCGGCATCGCGCAGCACCCGCTCCGGACGGGTGTGGTCGGCGCCCTCGTACTCGATGCCGACCCGGTGCGCGGGGTAGGCGAGGTCGATCCAGACGGCGCGGAGCCGGTCGTCGTCGAGCACCGGGTGCTGAACCCGGGGAGCCGGAAGGCCCGAGCGGGTCAGCAGCAGCCGCAAGCGGGTCTCCGGCGGGGAGCCGGACTTCGGATCGGCGAGGGCCAGGACGTCGGGCAGCCTCCGGACGCCGCGGGCCCGCCGGTACCGGACGGCGAAGTTCAGCAGAAGGTCCGGCGAGAATCCGTGCACCCGGGCCAGCGCGTCCACCGCCACGACCGCCTCGACCAGGCTGAGCCGGCACCCGAGATCGAACGCCGTGCGCAGTGGCGTCGTGACCGGAAGGCCGCCCACCTCGGTGACCTCACCCGGGTGCAGCCGGTCCCGCCGGACGACGACGCCCGCGCGGGAACGCAGTCCGCCTGCCGGGACCGCGATCTCGGCAGGGGCGCCGAACGGTGCGCAGGACGCCCCGAGCAGCTCCGCGGCGGAGAACCCGCACAGCACGCCGTCGCCACGGGTCCACCGGTACGCGGCATGGGAGAGCAGCGTCAGGTCCGGGTCGGACCTTCCGCGGAGGCCGTACACGTCGGGAAGTAACCGCCGGAACGCGGCCCCGTGCAGGACACGCCAGTCGACCAGTCCGGCTGCGACCGCGTCCGAGCCACGGAACGCGATGGGGAAGCCGGGAACGGTCACGGCGGGGAGCATGACCGGGGCGCGGACCGGACGTGGTCGTTCCGCGGATTCGCGATCCGCGCGTGAACGACACCGTGAGATGACGTCCATGGCTCTGCGCCCACGGCGGAGCGCAATCAGCGTCATCTCACGCGCAGGCGCGGAGACGGGGTGGGGCCCGCCCCCGCGCCGGCTAGCGGAAGACGATCGTGCGGTTGCCCTGGACGAGGATGCGGTCCTCCAGGTGCCAGCGGAGGCCGCGGGCCAGGACAAGACGTTCGATGTCACGGCCGCGGCGGACCATGTCGGCGGCGGTGTCGCCGTGGTCGACGCGGATGACGTCCTGCTCGATGATCGGGCCGGCGTCGAGGTCGGCGGTGGCGTAGTGGCACGTCGCGCCGATCAGCTTCACGCCGCGGGTGTGCGCCTGGTGGTAGGGCCGCGCACCGGCGAACGAGGGCAGGAAGCTGTGGTGGATGTTGATCGCGCGGCCGGCCCACTCCTCGCACAGGTGCGCGGGCAGGATCTGCATGAAGCGGGCCATCACGACCGCGTCCGGGTCGTCGGCGGCGACCATCTCGCGGATCTTCTCGAACGCGGTGACCTTGCCCGCCTCGCGGTGCGGGTCGCCCGGGCGCGGGAACGGCACGTGGTGGAACGGCACGCCGTGTGCGGTGACCAGCGGTTCCAGGCTCTCGTGATTGCCGATCACCCGCGTGATCTGGGCCGGGAGCTCGCCGGTCCAGGCCCGTCCGAGGAGGTCGTGCAGGCAGTGCTCGTCGCGGGTGGCGAGCAGGACGACGCGCTTGCGCTCGCCGGTGTCGCTGATCCGGTAGGTGCCGCCGAGCTCGGTGGCGACGGCGTCGAACCGCGCCCGCAGCTCGTCGACCCCGAACGGCACCGACGCCGCGTCGACGACCTGGCGGGTGCAGAACACCTTCGCGTCGACGTCGGCGTGGTAGCCGGCCTCGGTGATCCAGGCACCCAGGTCGGCCAGGAACCCGGAGATCCGGGCGACGATGCCGGTCCGGTCCGGGCAGCTCAGCGTGATGACGTAACGACGGTCCTCGGGCGGTGGCGGCACGCGTCAGGCCTGGATCTGCTCGAGCGTGAAACCGGTCTCGGCCGCGAGCAGCTGCTTGATCTGCTCGCCGACGGCCTCCTCGATCTTCGCGCCGACGATCGGGACCTTCACCGTCACCACGATGTTCACGGCGAACTCGCTGCCGCCGTCGGCGTCGGCGATCCGCATGGTGGCCTTCGCGGTGGCCGGGGTGCCGGCGATCGCGACGCGCGCGACGCCGTCGTAACCGCCCTGCGCGGACGGCGCCCACGTCTCGGTCCGCTTGATGACGACGTCGCCACCGGGGATCAGCTTGGTCACCATGGCGGGGAGGTCCTGCTGGTCGATGCCGTGGCGCAGGGTGTACTTGACGCCCTCGCCGTCGGGCTCGTACTCCAGCAGCGCCGCGCCCGGGCCGCCCATCTGGACCAGCCGCTTCTCCAGGACCTCTTTGTCCACCATCGTCGCGTAGACGCGCTGCGCCGGATGCGCGGTGGTGGAGCGGTAGTCGATCGAGCTAGGCATGGGCGGAGGCTACCGTTGTGTCCGTGAGCGCACCCACCTCGATCGACGCCCGGCTCTCCGCGCACACGACGTTGCGTCTAGGGGGACCGGCCTCGCGTCTGGTCACCGCGGCCGACGCCGACGCCGTGGTGGCCGCCGTCGCCGCGGCGGACGCGGCCGGGGAGCGGGTGCTGCTGCTCGGGGGCGGATCGAACCTGGTCGTCGCCGACGCCGGGTTCGACGGCACCGCCGTGCTGCTCGCGAGCACGGGCGTGCACACCGAGCCGCGGCCGGACGGCTCCGTCGTCGTCACGGTCGAGGCGGGCGAGGACTGGGACGCCGTCGTCGCGGCGACGGTCGCGCAGGGCCTGGGCGGGTTCGAGTGCCTGTCCGGCATCCCGGGCCGCACCGGTGCGACGCCGGTGCAGAACGTCGGCGCGTACGGCGTCGAGATCTCCGACCTGCTCGTCGACGTCGACCTCTACGACCGCCGCTCGGGCACCGTCCGCGAGCACGTCCCGGCCGCCGAGCTGGGGCTGGGCTACCGGACGTCGGTGCTCAAGGGCCGCGACGACGCCATCGTGCTGCGGGTCCGGTTCGCGCTGAGCGCCGACGGCCTGTCCGCACCGATCCGCTACGCCGAGCTGGCGCGCACCCTCGGCGTCACCGCGGGGGAGCGGGTGTCCCCGGCCGCGGCCCGCGAGGCGGTGCTGGACCTGCGCCGGGGCAAGGGCATGGTGCTCGACGCCGCCGACCACGACACGTGGAGCGCCGGGTCGTTCTTCACCAATCCGATCCTGCCGGTGGCCGACGCCCCGCAGGTCGAGGGCCTGACCGCGTGGCCGGCGGGGGAGGGGTTCGTCAAGCTGTCCGCGGCCGGGTTGATCCAGCAGGCCGGTTTCACGCGCGGGCACGCCGGGCCGGGTGGGCGGGTCGCGCTGTCGAGCCGGCACGTGCTGGCCCTGACCCACCGCGGCGGCGGGCACACCGAGGACCTCCTGGCACTCGCCCGCGAGGTCCGCGACGGCGTCGCCGAGCGGTTCGGCGTGACGCTGCACCCGGAACCCGTGCTGGTCGGCTGCTCCCTCTGAGCGCTGCCGGCTTGGGAGTCGTCGGCCCCGAGGTCCGCCGCCTCCGGGATCCGCCGCGCGGACGAACCGGTGCCCGCGTACGGTCGGCCGGCGCGTTCCCCCGTCCGCGTGGGCAACCTGCGTCGGCCCCGGCCGTCAGAGCAGGGGGGAGCGACGATCTCGGGGGGACACATGCGACGGCTGCTGATCGTGGCGGTGGCGATCATCGGCGTCCTGGGCGTGGTCACGGCGGTCGCGACGGCGGGCGGACGACCCGGGCTCGGCACCGCTCCGACCGGCCCGGACACAGCGGTGAGCTATGAACCCGCCGCGGGCGCGACCGGGCTGAACCCGACGGCGCCGGTGGCGGTCCGCGCCGCCGAGGGCACCCTGGACCGGGTCGCCCTGAGCGATCCGGACGGCGATCCCGTCGAGGGCGGGCTGAACGCCGAGCGCACCGCGTGGACGGCGTCCGAGCCGCTCGACTACGCCACTACCTACACCTGGTCCGGCCGCGCGACCGGCGGCGACGGCGAGGTGGTCCCGCTGCAGGGCACCGTCGCGACCCTGACGCCGGCCGAGGAGGTCCGCGGCACGCTGAACATCGGCGACGACCGCACCGTCGGCGTCGCCGCACCGATCGAGATCCAGTTCGACACCCACGTCGACGACCGGGCCGCCGTCGAGCGACGCCTGACGGTCACCACCTCCCGCGAGGTCGAGGGCGCATGGGGCTGGCTGCCGGACGAGAACGGGGGCTCGCGGGTGCACTGGCGGCCGCGGGAGTACTGGCCGGCGAACACCGACGTCACCGTCGACGCACCGCTCTACGGCGTCGACTACGGCGGCGGGAAGTTCGGTCAGTCCGACCTGACCAGCGCGTTCACCATCGGGCGCAAGCAGGTCGTGAAGGCCGACACCGGGTCGTTCCGGATGGTGGTCGAGCGCGACGGGAAGCAGGTCGGGAGCTACCCGGCGAGCTACGGGCTGGGCTCGGACCCGAACCGCAACACCCGCTCCGGCATCCACGTCGTCACCGAGAAGTTCACCGACAAGCGGATGGTGAGCGCGCAGTACGGCTACGACGTGATGGAGAAGTGGGCCGTGCGGATGAGCAACAACGGCGAGTTCATCCACGCCAACCCGGCGTCGTCGGGAGCGCAGGGCTCGTCGAACGTGACGCACGGCTGCGTCAACCTCTCCCTCGCCGACGCGAAGGCCTACTACGACACCGCGCTCTACGGCGACCCGGTCGAGGTCACCGGCACGCCCGTTCAGCTCTCGCCGAAGGACGGCGACGTCTGGGACTGGACGCTGAGCTGGGAGAAGTGGCAGCAGCTCTCGGCCCTGTGAGTCGAGACCTGTGAGTCGTGCGCGGGGAGTCCGGAGCCGCAAGCTCGGCGCGGGGATCGAGCCGCTCGTCCCGGCGTGACCGGGACCGCGGTTCGCCCGTCGGTGTGACGGGTACGCGTCCGCATGAGCGATCGAACCGTCAGCCCCGAGGACCGGCAGTCCGCCGACGAGCACGCGGCCAGCCGCGCGACGCCGCTGCCCGAGGAGGCCGCCGGCGCGCCGACCACCGGTGACCCGCGGGACAGCGCCGCGGAGATCCTGCGCGAGTCCGAGGAACGGATGGCCGGCGCCGTCTCCGGGGACGAGCCCGGTGACGACGCCGATCAGAACCGTCGCTCGGAGGAGACGCTCTAGTTCGTCCGGTGCGCTCGCGACCCGGAGGCCTGGGCTCGCGGCTTGAGCACGATCTGGTCCAGGTTGACGTGCGAGGGACGGGTCGCGGCGAACGCGATCGTCTCCGCGACGTCGTCCGGGGTCAGCGGGGTGATGCCCTGATAGACCTTCGCCGCGCGCTCCTCGTCGCCCTTGAACCGGACCAGTGAGAAGTCGGTCTCGACCATCCCGGGCAGGATCTCGGTGACCCGGATCGGGCGGCCCAGCAGCTCCCCGCGCAGCGTGCGGTGCAGCATCGCCTGCGCGTGCTTGGCCCCGGTGTAGCCGGCGCCGTTGTCGTAGGGCTCGAGCGCGGCGATCGAGGTGACGGTGATGATGTGCCCGTCGCCGGACGCGTCCAGCTTCGGCAGCAGCGCCTTGGTCAGGCGCAGCGTGCCCATCACGTTCGTCTCCCACATCCAGCGCCAGTCGTCCTCGTCGGCCTCGGCGACCGGGGCCAGGCCCTTCGCGCCGCCGGCGTTGTTGACCAGGAGCTTGACCTCGGGTACGGCGCCGGTGAACGCGGCGACCGAGTCGGCGTCGGTGACGTCGAGAGCGATCGCGGTGCCGTCGATCTCCTTCGCGATCTCCTCGCACTTCTCGACGCGGCGGGCGCCGAGCACCACGTGGAACCCGGCCGCGCCCAGTGCGCGCGCGGTCGAGGCGCCGATCCCGGAGCTCGCGCCGGTGACGACGGCGGTCGGACGGTCGTTCGCAGAAGCCATGCGATCACCCTAGGAGAGCCGCCGTCCCGACGCCGCGCGTGCGCGGCTCGTGCGCGGACATCGCTGCCGGAGCGACGATTTCCGCGCACGGGCAGGTGGTGGACATCGCGATGTCGACGATCGGACATGTCGGCGACAGAGCGTCACCTCCATGGCGCACACGATCGGGCGACGGGGCTTTCTGGGGTGGACGGGTGCGGGCGCGGCGGCCGTGCTGCTGGGCACCGGAGCGTGGAACGCGGACTCCGCGAGCGCCGCGCCGAGGTCGGTGCGCGCCGGGGACTTGTTCACGCTCGGGGTGGCCTCCGGCGACCCGGCCGCGGACTCGGTGGTCCTCTGGACCCGGCTCGCGCCGGACCCGTTGGCCGCCGACGGGCGGGGCGGTATGCCGAACCGTCCGGTGCCGGTGGCCTGGGAGGTCGCCGCCGACGAGTCGATGCGACGGGTCGTGCGCCGCGGGCAGGTGCTCGCCACCCCCGCGCTCGGGCACGCCGTGCACCCCGAGGTGAACGGCCTGGCGCCGGACCGCGAGTACTTCTACCGGTTCAAGGTGCTCGGACCCGGCGGGTCGCTCTCGCCGGTCGGGCGGACCCGCACCACCCCGCGGCCGGGGGACACGCCGTCGTCGCTGGCCTTCGCGTTCGCGTCGTGCCAGAACTGGGCCGACGGCTACTACACCGCCTACGACCACATGGCGCGTGAGGACCTGGACCTGGTCGTGTTCCTCGGCGACTACCTCTACGAGGGCGACATCAAGACCACCAAGCGCGGCCAGGCCGCCCCGGCGAGCGCGGCGAAGGAGCCGACGGACCTCGCCGGCTACCGGTGCCGCTACGGGCTCTACAAGTCCGAGTCGCCGCTGCGGGCCGCGCACGCCCGCTTCCCCTGGATCACCGTGTTCGACGACCACGAGGTCGAGAACAACTGGGCCTCCGACGTCTCGCAGATCGACACCGAGCCCGACCAGGACCGCGCCGTGTTCCGGGCCCGGCGCGCCGCGGCGTTCCAGGCCTACTACGAGCACCTGCCGCTGCGTGCCGCACAGACCCCGAAGGGCCCGGACATGCGGCTCTACCGGCGCCTGTCCTACGGCACGCTGGCCGACTTCACCATGCTCGACACCCGCCAGTACCGCGACGACCAGGCCTGCGGGGACACCGAGACCGCCGACTGCACCGACCGGTTCGACTCCGAGCGCACCATCCTCGGTGCGCCGCAGCGGAAGTGGCTGCTCGACGGGTTCTCCCGCTCGACGGCCCGCTGGCAGGTGCTGGGCAACCAGGCCCCGATGGGGCTCACCGACTCCGACCCCGGACCGGCGACGAAGGTCAACACCGACCCGTGGGACGGCTACGTCGCCGACCGCAACCGCGTCCTCGGCGCGGCCGCCGACCGCGACGTGCGGAACCTCGTCGTGATCACCGGGGACCGGCACCAGAACTACGCCGGTGATCTGCTGCGCTCGTTCGAGCAGCCGGGCTCGCCGGTCGTCGGCTCCGAGTTCGTCGGGACGTCGATCTCCAGCAAGGGCGACGGCGCCGACCTCACCGACCAGATCCGCGGCTACAAGGAGGCGACGCCGACGCTGAAGTTCGTCAACGACCAGCGCGGCTACGTGCGCGTCGACCTCACCCCGGCCGAGTGGCGCAGCTCGTTCCGCGTGATGGACCAGGTCCAGAAGCCGGGCGGGACGATCTCCACCCGGGCGGTCTGGGCGGTCGAGGACGGACGCCCCGGCGTCGTCCCGGGGTGACCTAGTCGGCCCGGCCGCCCTCGACGCCGGTCTGGGCGGTGCGCGAGCCGCGTCGGGCGGCGGCGCGCTGCCAGGTGAACACCGAGACGCCGAACAGGCCGACCCCGACGCCGGCCACACAC is a window encoding:
- a CDS encoding endonuclease domain-containing protein, with product MTVPGFPIAFRGSDAVAAGLVDWRVLHGAAFRRLLPDVYGLRGRSDPDLTLLSHAAYRWTRGDGVLCGFSAAELLGASCAPFGAPAEIAVPAGGLRSRAGVVVRRDRLHPGEVTEVGGLPVTTPLRTAFDLGCRLSLVEAVVAVDALARVHGFSPDLLLNFAVRYRRARGVRRLPDVLALADPKSGSPPETRLRLLLTRSGLPAPRVQHPVLDDDRLRAVWIDLAYPAHRVGIEYEGADHTRPERVLRDAGRYTRLVSAGWRIYRYTRFEIRDEPDRIVADVAGALGLTLGNHRTVR
- the purU gene encoding formyltetrahydrofolate deformylase produces the protein MPPPPEDRRYVITLSCPDRTGIVARISGFLADLGAWITEAGYHADVDAKVFCTRQVVDAASVPFGVDELRARFDAVATELGGTYRISDTGERKRVVLLATRDEHCLHDLLGRAWTGELPAQITRVIGNHESLEPLVTAHGVPFHHVPFPRPGDPHREAGKVTAFEKIREMVAADDPDAVVMARFMQILPAHLCEEWAGRAINIHHSFLPSFAGARPYHQAHTRGVKLIGATCHYATADLDAGPIIEQDVIRVDHGDTAADMVRRGRDIERLVLARGLRWHLEDRILVQGNRTIVFR
- a CDS encoding DUF2505 domain-containing protein; translation: MPSSIDYRSTTAHPAQRVYATMVDKEVLEKRLVQMGGPGAALLEYEPDGEGVKYTLRHGIDQQDLPAMVTKLIPGGDVVIKRTETWAPSAQGGYDGVARVAIAGTPATAKATMRIADADGGSEFAVNIVVTVKVPIVGAKIEEAVGEQIKQLLAAETGFTLEQIQA
- a CDS encoding UDP-N-acetylmuramate dehydrogenase, with protein sequence MSAPTSIDARLSAHTTLRLGGPASRLVTAADADAVVAAVAAADAAGERVLLLGGGSNLVVADAGFDGTAVLLASTGVHTEPRPDGSVVVTVEAGEDWDAVVAATVAQGLGGFECLSGIPGRTGATPVQNVGAYGVEISDLLVDVDLYDRRSGTVREHVPAAELGLGYRTSVLKGRDDAIVLRVRFALSADGLSAPIRYAELARTLGVTAGERVSPAAAREAVLDLRRGKGMVLDAADHDTWSAGSFFTNPILPVADAPQVEGLTAWPAGEGFVKLSAAGLIQQAGFTRGHAGPGGRVALSSRHVLALTHRGGGHTEDLLALAREVRDGVAERFGVTLHPEPVLVGCSL
- a CDS encoding L,D-transpeptidase, giving the protein MRRLLIVAVAIIGVLGVVTAVATAGGRPGLGTAPTGPDTAVSYEPAAGATGLNPTAPVAVRAAEGTLDRVALSDPDGDPVEGGLNAERTAWTASEPLDYATTYTWSGRATGGDGEVVPLQGTVATLTPAEEVRGTLNIGDDRTVGVAAPIEIQFDTHVDDRAAVERRLTVTTSREVEGAWGWLPDENGGSRVHWRPREYWPANTDVTVDAPLYGVDYGGGKFGQSDLTSAFTIGRKQVVKADTGSFRMVVERDGKQVGSYPASYGLGSDPNRNTRSGIHVVTEKFTDKRMVSAQYGYDVMEKWAVRMSNNGEFIHANPASSGAQGSSNVTHGCVNLSLADAKAYYDTALYGDPVEVTGTPVQLSPKDGDVWDWTLSWEKWQQLSAL
- a CDS encoding SDR family NAD(P)-dependent oxidoreductase, which codes for MASANDRPTAVVTGASSGIGASTARALGAAGFHVVLGARRVEKCEEIAKEIDGTAIALDVTDADSVAAFTGAVPEVKLLVNNAGGAKGLAPVAEADEDDWRWMWETNVMGTLRLTKALLPKLDASGDGHIITVTSIAALEPYDNGAGYTGAKHAQAMLHRTLRGELLGRPIRVTEILPGMVETDFSLVRFKGDEERAAKVYQGITPLTPDDVAETIAFAATRPSHVNLDQIVLKPRAQASGSRAHRTN
- a CDS encoding alkaline phosphatase D family protein — translated: MAHTIGRRGFLGWTGAGAAAVLLGTGAWNADSASAAPRSVRAGDLFTLGVASGDPAADSVVLWTRLAPDPLAADGRGGMPNRPVPVAWEVAADESMRRVVRRGQVLATPALGHAVHPEVNGLAPDREYFYRFKVLGPGGSLSPVGRTRTTPRPGDTPSSLAFAFASCQNWADGYYTAYDHMAREDLDLVVFLGDYLYEGDIKTTKRGQAAPASAAKEPTDLAGYRCRYGLYKSESPLRAAHARFPWITVFDDHEVENNWASDVSQIDTEPDQDRAVFRARRAAAFQAYYEHLPLRAAQTPKGPDMRLYRRLSYGTLADFTMLDTRQYRDDQACGDTETADCTDRFDSERTILGAPQRKWLLDGFSRSTARWQVLGNQAPMGLTDSDPGPATKVNTDPWDGYVADRNRVLGAAADRDVRNLVVITGDRHQNYAGDLLRSFEQPGSPVVGSEFVGTSISSKGDGADLTDQIRGYKEATPTLKFVNDQRGYVRVDLTPAEWRSSFRVMDQVQKPGGTISTRAVWAVEDGRPGVVPG